Proteins from a single region of Desulfolutivibrio sulfoxidireducens:
- a CDS encoding helix-turn-helix domain-containing protein — MDERVRFVVETQLGMKSIQQLCHDYGISRKIGYKWLERHAKGGFEACMDQSRAPHSCPHKTSDKIEARLIELRNLYPKWGPKKLVALLEMEMKESHVISASTAGDILYRHGLVVPRKVKKRN, encoded by the coding sequence ATGGATGAGCGTGTTCGATTCGTCGTTGAAACGCAACTGGGCATGAAATCGATCCAGCAGCTTTGCCATGACTATGGAATCAGTCGCAAGATAGGCTATAAGTGGTTAGAAAGGCATGCTAAAGGTGGTTTTGAAGCCTGTATGGATCAAAGTCGAGCGCCCCATTCATGTCCACATAAGACCAGTGACAAGATAGAAGCACGGTTAATTGAGTTGCGCAACCTCTATCCAAAGTGGGGTCCGAAAAAGCTTGTTGCGCTTCTTGAAATGGAGATGAAGGAAAGCCACGTCATCTCAGCGAGCACCGCAGGAGATATATTGTATCGCCATGGCTTGGTAGTTCCCAGAAAAGTAAAAAAACGAAATTAA
- a CDS encoding transposase: MREPTSANDVWAVDYKGWFRTKDHFVCHPLTVTDLHSRYVLWCKGHRKQSASEVEKDFETIFTTYGVPLALRMDNGSPFGSTGPGGLTYLSLRWMQIGIDIEFITPGKPQQNGSHERMHRTLKFEAILPPARDIYEQQYRFDAWRERFNTLRPHESLQQKTPESVYTPSPRRYTGRKGFTYPGYFEVRSVRKDGMFFWKGTLRFVGEAFGKEQIGLVRDHEDRWLVFAGEMLVGWFHESLSGVRPLSEWESFCGRVGRRPPTGSL; the protein is encoded by the coding sequence TTGAGGGAGCCAACATCTGCCAACGATGTATGGGCTGTGGATTATAAAGGATGGTTCCGGACCAAAGACCATTTCGTCTGCCATCCATTAACCGTGACAGATTTGCATAGCCGATATGTCTTGTGGTGCAAGGGGCACAGAAAACAATCGGCCTCTGAAGTAGAAAAAGATTTTGAAACAATCTTCACTACGTATGGAGTGCCACTGGCACTCAGAATGGACAATGGTTCCCCGTTTGGCTCAACTGGACCAGGAGGGCTGACATATTTAAGTCTGAGATGGATGCAGATAGGAATTGATATAGAATTCATAACTCCTGGGAAGCCGCAACAAAACGGAAGCCATGAGCGCATGCATAGAACATTGAAGTTTGAAGCGATCTTGCCACCAGCACGTGATATATATGAACAGCAGTATCGTTTTGACGCCTGGAGAGAACGATTTAATACGCTTCGTCCCCATGAATCCTTGCAGCAGAAAACGCCAGAATCGGTATATACCCCATCGCCTCGGCGTTATACTGGTAGAAAGGGATTCACATATCCAGGTTACTTTGAGGTCCGGTCCGTTCGAAAAGACGGCATGTTTTTTTGGAAGGGGACACTGCGTTTTGTCGGCGAGGCATTCGGAAAAGAACAGATCGGCCTGGTCCGTGACCACGAAGATCGATGGCTTGTGTTTGCCGGAGAGATGCTTGTGGGGTGGTTTCATGAATCGTTGTCGGGAGTTAGGCCCCTGAGCGAATGGGAATCATTTTGTGGCCGAGTTGGGCGGCGGCCTCCGACGGGCTCTTTGTAG